A portion of the Cryptomeria japonica chromosome 5, Sugi_1.0, whole genome shotgun sequence genome contains these proteins:
- the LOC131876221 gene encoding probable LRR receptor-like serine/threonine-protein kinase At3g47570 — translation MVELKRLLEELPKVGYIKPSRSSYGVPVLFQKKKDGKLRLCIDFMALNKLTIKNKYPILIIAYFLDRLFGAKVFNKLDLKHGYYQVRIAVRYKEKVALSHFERTLKTLKRKQFNYVKEYSDSFDEAQKQEATQEKGQFHARTRRLRLLEGKIQEVEDDTHWDAKDSQEMNDQSKNYHNKLDQTGTRAPPKMDIEEIVVPNEVYTDKDKGETISPPFIFFVDETEYVQDTVDIIGLPHSFNNLSSHQELLLQFKAAISHNDTALSYWTPLQPFCNWSAITCHSSFHSVRAVNLTQMSLDGTISPVLGNLSSLRSLDLSYNNLTGNIPTQLSQLLHLRILWLNNNQLQGTISPVLGNLSSLRALDLSFNTLTGTIPPQLSKLQNLRMFWLNENQLQGTIPPALSACHSLNYLALSFNQLHGNIPPELSFLTNLKYLFLGVNSLTGTIPSSLGNLSGLVELDLSGNELHGPIPPELCMLTHLQVLNLYKDNLSGTIPSCLTNLTKLNMLSGNIPNSLGNCSSLEMIYLNENQLGGMVPMELGKLNRLTRLYLHSNQLVSDSSKTLAFVTALTNCSHLQEIDMAKNTFTGGLPPFIGQLSSNLHRLSLSENIISGSIPQEIFNLTNLTYLGLDNNVFSGNIPSGIKRIHGLERLLLGGNKLEGSIPSEIGQMQHMGLLNLGHNQLSGKIPDSLCSSQQLRRLLLQHNKLSGKIPVSLEGCKNLELLDLSYNKLGGSTPGEVIASLKNLQFYLNLSWNSLQGSLPQEMSKIVMAQAIDVSGNQLTGVIPISLGDCTRLEHLNLSHNAFVGPIPNSLSKLKNLQDMDLSFNNLSGQIPQAGLFPNRTVALLLMENPGLCGPKNYSLPPCPTQIQEKHSLLIKIVLSVVGTIGFVLCCFIIWIVWRHKLSRKLVRSSSFIFRRLSFQKFSFHDLIIATSEFDESNLLGMGNFGSVYKGILRDGEIIAIKTLNLQNEEALKSFKRECKMLGRIRHRNLIRVISAFFYPDLKGLVLQFASKGSFEKHLHPDRDDEGFSIFRFNECLSIV, via the exons tgagtcattttgagaggactctAAAAACATTAAAAAGAAAGCAATTTAATTACGTAAAGGAGTATTCTGATTCTTTTGATGAGGCTCAGAAACAAGAAGCGACacaagag AAAGGACAATTTCATGCAAGAACAAGGAGATTGAGACTATTGGAAGGAAAAATACAAGaggttgaagatgatactcattggGATGCTAAAGATAGTCAGGAAATGAATGATCAGTCAAAGAACTATCACAATAAGCTTGATCAGACTGGAACCAGAGCTCCACCGAAAATGGACATTGAAGAAATAGTTGTGCCAAATGAAGTCTACACTGATAAGGATAAGGGTGAAACTATTTCACCACCTTtcatattctttgtggatgaaaCCGAATATGTTCAAGATACTGTTGATATAATCG GTCTTCCTCATTCTTTCAATAATCTCTCTTCTCATCAAGAATTGCTCTTGCAATTCAAAGCTGCCATTTCCCACAACGACACTGCTCTGTCCTACTGGACTCCACTACAACCTTTCTGCAACTGGTCTGCCATAACCTGCCATTCCTCATTTCACTCTGTCCGTGCCGTCAATTTAACACAAATGAGTTTAGACGGCACTATTTCTCCTGTCCTAGGGAACCTCTCCTCCCTTCGATCCCTTGATCTCTCCTATAATAACCTCACTGGCAACATTCCAACTCAACTCAGTCAACTCCTACATCTACGGATACTCTGGCTTAACAACAATCAATTACAAGGAACCATTTCTCCAGTGCTGGGGAATCTCTCCTCTCTTCGAGCCCTAGATCTCTCCTTCAATACACTCACTGGTACCATTCCTCCTCAACTCAGCAAACTCCAAAATCTGCGGATGTTCTGGCTGAACGAGAATCAATTACAAGGAACCATTCCACCTGCTCTCTCTGCTTGCCACAGTTTGAATTACCTGGCACTCTCCTTTAACCAACTGCATGGGAACATTCCGCCTGAGCTGAGCTTTCTCACAAATTTAAAGTACCTCTTCTTGGGCGTTAACAGTCTCACGGGTACTATTCCTAGCTCTTTAGGAAATCTCTCCGGCTTAGTTGAATTGGATTTGAGCGGAAATGAGCTCCACGGGCCCATTCCTCCAGAATTGTGCATGCTCACTCACCTACAGGTTCTTAACCTTTATAAAGATAACCTATCAGGTACCATTCCCAGCTGTTTAACAAATCTCACAAAATTGAATATG CTTAGTGGAAACATACCAAATTCCCTTGGGAATTGTTCCAGTCttgaaatgatttatttaaatgaaaaccAACTCGGTGGAATGGTTCCAATGGAGCTGGGTAAGTTGAACCGTCTTACCCGGCTTTACCTACACTCAAATCAACTTGTTAGTGACAGCAGTAAAACACTGGCCTTTGTCACTGCTCTCACAAATTGCTCCCACTTACAAGAAATAGATATGGCAAAGAATACTTTCACTGGTGGATTGCCCCCATTCATAGGCCAACTGTCTTCCAATCTCCATAGATTGAGTTTATCAGAAAATATTATAAGCGGAAGCATACCGCAAGAGATTTTCAATCTGACAAACTTGACTTACTTAGGTTTAGACAATAATGTTTTCAGCGGCAACATTCCGTCTGGAATTAAGAGAATCCATGGCTTGGAAAGGTTGCTTTTGGGAGGGAACAAATTAGAAGGTAGCATTCCAAGTGAGATAGGTCAAATGCAACATATGGGACTCTTAAATCTTGGTCACAATCAGTTGTCTGGTAAAATACCAGATTCTCTTTGCAGCTCCCAGCAGTTAAGACGTCTTTTACTGCAGCACAACAAGTTATCAGGGAAGATTCCTGTTAGTTTGGAAGGATGTAAAAATTTGGAGCTCCTTGACTTATCTTACAATAAACTAGGGGGAAGTACACCTGGTGAAGTCATTGCCAGCCTTAAAAACCTGCAATTCTACCTCAATCTTTCATGGAATTCTCTACAAGGGTCGTTGCCACAGGAGATGAGTAAAATTGTAATGGCTCAAGCCATAGATGTATCTGGAAATCAACTTACTGGGGTCATTCCAATTTCTCTAGGAGACTGCACAAGATTAGAGCATCTAAATCTGTCCCACAATGCCTTTGTAGGTCCAATACCGAATTCACTCTCCAAATTAAAAAATCTCCAAGATATGGATCTTTCTTTCAATAATTTGTCGGGGCAGATTCCACAAGCAGGGTTGTTTCCCAATAGAACTGTTGCACTATTGCTTATGGAGAACCCTGGCCTATGTGGCCCAAAAAATTATTCCTTGCCTCCATGCCCAACTCAGATCCAGGAAAAGCATTCCCTGCTCATAAAAATAGTCTTATCAGTTGTTGGAACCATTGGATTTGTATTATGTTGCTTCATTATATGGATTGTATGGAGGCATAAACTTTCAAGAAAACTAGTCCGTTCCTCGAGCTTTATTTTTCGAAGGCTCAGCTTTCAAAAattttcttttcatgatcttatcATAGCAACATCTGAATTTGACGAGTCAAACTTGCTTGGAATGGGTAACTTTGGATCTGTCTACAAAGGCATCTTGAGGGATGGTGAGATAATTGCCATAAAGACTCTTAATTTGCAAAATGAAGAAGCTCTTAAGAGTTTCAAGAGAGAGTGCAAAATGTTAGGGAGGATTCGGCACCGTAACCTCATCAGAGTCATAAGTGCATTTTTCTACCCTGACTTGAAAGGTTTGGTTCTTCAATTTGCATCTAAAGGGAGCTTCGAAAAACATTTGCACCCTGATAGGGATGACGAAGGCTTTTCTATATTCAGATTCAATGAGTGTTTGAGCATtgtgtag